The genomic interval CAATTTTCAGATGCCCTTTTGCATATTTTTTATTGTCATGTACTTTGCTGTAGTCCTTGAGCATTTCATTGAACTCTTGATCACTGAAGTTTATACTTTATAGTTCCTATTGGTTATTTAAAGTAGAACTTTGAAGCTGGGAGCCTGGGACTGATTGCATGTATTTGATAAAAGGCGGATGAGggactatgttttttttttctggttcAAGTTGTTATTGTTGCCAAAAAGACTGTTTCTTTTAGAGTTCTTATTTGGAAAGTTTGAGATTGGATATGTCCTAATTTAGAATTGATGCAGGGTATCCAAGGATTTATACGCCCCCGCTCTTGGTGGGATCATGCTCTCCATTGGAATCAAACTTTCCATTGATGATTTTGCGCTTGCTGTCAAAAGGTAATGTCTTGATTCACCACTCTGCATATGTTCTGCTTATTGTCATTGTTCCAAATTTGtttgtgagattttgagtGTGCTCCCAATATTCTTTACTTCTCATCTCTTGCAGACCTTTACCACTCTCTATTGGGTTTATCGCGCAGTATGTGCTGAAACCGGCTCTGGGAGTGTTACTTGCAATGGCATTTGGCGTTCCTAAAATGTTCTACGCTGGCTTTGTCCTCACCGCTTGTGTTGCAGGGGCACAACTATCAAGCTATGCTAGTTTCTTGAGCAAAGGCGATGTGGCCTTGAGCATCCTCCTCACTAGCTCCTCCACAATTGCCTCGGTGATTGTTACCCCTCTGCTGACCGGCCTGTTAATTGGTTCTGTTGTTCCAGTTGACGCTGTTGCCATGGCAACGTCTATATTGCAGGTAATGGGGAGTTGGGATACATTCATTATACTGGACATACATTTTATTGACATtcattgttttggttttcatttttattgacATTGTGATTTGGTGGTTCAGttgtttttaaaattattgacACTGTGATTTGGTGGTTAGGTTGTTCTTGTTCCTGTCACTCTTGGCCTTGCGCTGAATACTTATGCCAAACCAGTTGTCGCCATCCTTCGTCCTGTGATGCCATTTGTTGCTATGATCTGTACTTCATTATGCATTGGTAGTCCTCTTGCGATTAATCAAAGACGAATTCTGTCTATGGATGGTCTCCGATTGATATTTCCAGTTTTAGCATTTCATGCAGTGGCCTTTATAGTCGGATACTGGGTATCCAAAATTCCAACTTTGAGGTAAATCTTCCTTTACCCTTGAATGTTAAGTTTTTGCTCTGAAGTCGTATAGAAAGTTCGAGTACTCAAATAGTGTTTCTCTTTTGCCCCTTTCAATAGTGAATAGCATGCATGTTTGATATAGCAAACATTTATTATTCACTTCCATTGCCAACCCCTAGCAATTACAGATTTCAAGTTTGATGTCAGTGGTTATGTTAGTATGATGAGCTCCTAGATATACATTGATCAgtcattttttttccatcaAACATTTTACACATCAATTTATACGTGTAACTCAGCTTTGTTAAACAATAGTCGTTAGTGGTTCTATTAGTATGATGATCTTCTAAATACACTAATAACACAGTCATTTAGTTTCCTTGCTACGGCTTATTATCAAAGCAGAGTGTTCTTCTAAATTAGCATCTTTGAATCATTTTACTGTTAGCCTGAGATATGATTAAGTCTTGCAAGCTAGCTTGTCAAAGAATATAACAATTTTGGTGGGGTCCAATCAAAGCTAGTTTAATTTGTGTAATCAGTTTGGTGATTTAATATCCCAAATCAGCTAATAGATAAACTTATTGCTATGACaggcaagaagaagaagttagCAGAACACTTTCTTTATGCACAGGAATGCAAAGCTCCACCCTTGCTGGTCTACTTGCTAGTCAGTTCCTTGGGAGCAGTCAAGCCGTTCCTCCAGCATGTTCAGTAGTTGCCATGGCCATCATGGGTCTTTTTCTCGCCTCTTTCTGGGGCACAGGCGCTCGAATTCGAGACCTTTCTTCCCTACTACTGCCTCAAACCAGCTCTACCATGGAAGCTTCATAGTGAATCTACAACCAGAGAAAGCTAATGTGGTGCAGACTGATGGCAGGGAAACTAACGCAGAGCATTTCGAGGCAAGTACAATAGAAAGGAATGCGCGGGGTGTTTGTGTTGAGCACCTCAACCGGGGTGGAAACAAATAGTGCGTACAGAAGGAAGCCAAAGAGACGAGGGAAAGATAGTTTAGGCTTAGATTACCTGTAAAGTTGTAAAGCTTTCTAGTTTCTATACTACAGCTACAACTTGGTGTTGCTACTTTGTATAGGCCCTCATTAAGGTATATATAAAGGTTCGCAACTCCCATCCACCTTCACTAATTTCACAATCAGCTCGCAGTGCTTTTGAGTCCGACTCTTCGCAGAATCACATGCTTACGCCCAAGCCAACCTAACTTGAGCGCATTAATGCTTTGATGGTATATCAATTTTCTGCAGCAGTTGGAACAAGAACAACAAACCAAAGAACATATCAACTAGCAAGATAGTCAATTACTTTTCCATTAAACCAACATTGAAGTTCCCCGAGCATTTGTATAGCCGGATTTCTTCAAAGCATGTAAGGAACTTTTTGATTGATTACATTGACGCAAAGAAGATAATGATGCTCAGCATCTCTGACCTAAACTCCCGGAACGGAACTGTACAATTTATTCTCGATCTATATCTACACTTACATTTGAGTCCAAATCGGTCAAAATGCTTAACTATTTTCTTATAGTATTGCATGTATTGATGTATAGATCTGTAATATATATCTGCATTTAGGCATTTGTATTGCTTTTGTCTTTGCTTTGCTTAAATCTGAAGATCGTTCTGTTTCTGTAAGACTGTAACCGAAATAGAATTTGAAGTATATATCGAAATACTGAATTCCTGATTACAACACCAAGTCACCAACCATGTCAATTATGTATCACCATAGTTCCACGTACATCAATATTCATGAGTCATTACTTCTTGCATGAGATTGAACGTACACTAATCTCAAGTAACCTAAAGTCTTCACCTGAAGAGAAGAAATGACCCATGGTAGATCAAGGAAACCAAACCCACTCTCACATGCCATAATACAAAGAATTACATCATTATATATACTTCATTATTATGATTGTTTGTTAATTATTACATTATATAGCTTAAACAGAGTACGTATTACATTATTAGTATATAGTTTTATACATACATAGAAACATAAAACcctttatatattttcatgacctaaaggaaaaaaaagtataCAGCATGGAAGTTGGCCGACGAATCAGATCTTCCTCAAGTCAACATATATAGCTTTCTCTTGTAAAACGACATGAGCTTATCGTGAAAGATTTTGTCGTTCTTACGGGCGTAGGTAAATCACGGAAATTACTAGGTTAGAAACTCTCAATACTAATCGATGATAAACACATCATATTTGCAGCGATGATCTATTTATATATACCTaaatagataaaaaaaaattgatgaaaataaAGTGATCATCAACTAGTCCTCAATTTAATTAGCGGTCCTCATCAGTAAAGCTTGCTCCCTACAAATTAATGGACATATGCACAGATATCCACGAGTGCGATACTCAAATCTCGATCAATCGATCAGCAAAAGAACTGCTTGCGATAGCTGGCTAATGACTACTTCAAATGTTTGAGAATGAAAATAAAGCACATACATAACTTTCAAGGTCGTTAAGCCATCTTGTGCAAGCCATATGTAAAACCCATAACTAGTAAATACGTTATTGTGATGATAAATTAAAGAACATGGCGATGGAATACCAAAAGTAGAATTCATATATTACAATTCTTTCTTATTTTGACAATGGTAAATATCATGGACTTATATGCATTTTCAGACTGTTATTGGGATGATTGAAACTGTTCTTATCTTATAATTTCATCCATAAGTATGAACGGCTATCTCAGTTAATTAGCAGAGTACAGGTCTGCAATCATTGTCATCACCTTTACCTGAGTGTTGAGGCACCTTATGTAATGGGCAGCCTCATCCATCAGACTACAAGCATCCATGGCGTCGCCACCAGGTACAAACTTCTGAAGCTCCGTCATCTCCTTACAATACttgagcttcttcttcttcatcttctccccCACGCTTTTCGCTTTCATGCCAACTCTTCTGGTAGATAAACTAGATGACCGGCATTGTCTGCTACGAATCTTGAGAAGCAAAGCACGACTCCAAGCTCTTCTAGACCCGACAGCTGAAGCCATGGATGCATCAGCAGCAATCCTAATTTTCAGATATCGTCTACACATCTCCCTTGGAGAAGATACAGtttttggtggtggtggtgataaAGGTTGCCTGTTTAATCTCTTCAGGGCTCGAAGAAACCTTAGTGTGAATCTAGCTTTTAAATTGGAACTGTTAGGGCTCAAGGACGAGTGATGAGAATTCATGGTGGCtcaggatttttttttttttttttttgctaacTATGGCTTTCAGTAGCAGGTTTTAACAAAAGAGCAACAACAGATGGATTTTGTTTCTGACACAAAGGGTCCTTTGGGTTCTCACAACTCAGAAGGACAAATAGAGAATCAGTTCTGACTTCTCACACAAATTGTCTCTGCTCGTGTGGGACTATGGGTGAGATCAGAAACAGAGCTGAAATTCGGAGGTATAAATAAAGAGAGAGCAAGGCATCAATTCTTGTGGTATTCCCCTAAAATTATTGCAACAGATAGTAGTCATACATTTCTTTTCTGAGAAACTAATAATACATTGCATTGTATGACAATATCTGCTGCTGTTTTATCACGTATATTTTGCTTATTAACTCATTTGATGTATTGAATAAGGTAGTTCTTACATATATACCATGTTTAATTTGTATAAAATTCATGGAGTTGATCGAACTTAAAACTCATGTGCTTATAATCAACTTAAATTGTGAATATTGGTAACATGTCAATGATTTCATACAACAATTTAACTAACCACACAGCTAAAACTCACTAATTTAACTATTTGACTAAACTGATCACTAATTTAACtaatttttcctttctttttcattttggaTCTTGAATTTGCAATTTAGGAGGTGCAAATTATGAAGAGGCTATTTAGGGTTTTGTGGGGTTGCTAGGGCCAACCACCATATGAGCGCACGCACATGGTTCCATCACCCACTTGGATTAACGTGGGGCCTTAATCAATATTTCCCTTCAATTAATTATCTTTATTCTTTCCCAGTAACTCCATGATACCTGATTACGCATTTACGCTATCTAATTAGCAATAATAATCAGAATTATAAGGTCATTGGTGACCAGATGGTGTTGGCAAATAAGGGTATCCGTTGGTGCTAAACCACCAAAGCACCACTACTAATAATTTACataatgtatgtatgtatatatatatatatatagtcaattTCCAAAGCAGAGCcttattttgaaattaaagtgcggagctcaacatatatatatgcgcCACCGCAGTCCGGCGTTTATGGAATAATGATGGTGCTCGAGGCCCAATATGTTCTTCCATTGGTCGATCCCAAAGgataagtatatataatgTTAGTCGATCTCTAAATTGTTGCTCGATCTCCACTTTGGTCTAAGAATTCGTTTATAACTtacagaaacaaaaacaattacaAAATTAAACCTAACCACGTAGCTGATATAGCCTGATCCATATATATGGAACGTTGAAGATACTGCAGCCATTCCTGATCGCAAGTACTGTAACATGTTTACAGTACTCCTGGGGCAACAGCATATATATGTAAACTGATGTTTAGTCCGAGTGTTGTGTTTCTATATGTATATTTTCAGAATTTCAGGACTGGACTGTGCCTGTATCGATCACTTAATTACTGAGTTACTGTACTTGATCGAAGTCAGAGAGACTAATTTAGTTTGAAGCTTAAAACAGGAAAACCACATTATATAGCATCTcgatgatttccttgtctcctTTCCTTGAAATATAGACAAACGCATGCAACCCTGCATGGTGGTTGTTGAAGGTCACATGCATGGCTTCAATTCAAATGAGTGCTGTCGATATATATGCCTCTAAATGTTTACGGATAGCTTCAAACTACAAATCTATCACGAAGAAAACCAATCTTTACATGCACGTGCAGAAGTATTACTATATCGATCAATCTTTTCATAAAAGAATCGTTGGTTCATAAGATTCTAAGAAGGTTGACCATTACGTCGTAAAAACTAACCTGCTGTTATATAGTAGTGTATACATTCTTCTTTACTTCATCCCCAGATTGCACTCTattagaaaatgaaagaagagGAATATTTGTAGGTTAAACCATCCAGAAGATGATGCCTAAGCAATACGATAAAGACTGGTCGATATGTTAATACTTTGAGAGCATGAACTTCATGAATAACTTGAAAAGAACAAAATGCATGACAGATATGTATATGCATGCATTGCCAAAATGAACACTGCAGGAATTGGAGGTATCTATTGACCTATATTCAACTAGAAGGAATAAGAACAAGCTGAGGATGCATGGATAGCcattagctagctagcttctaCTATTGCTCCAGTactactagctagctagcttggaAGTAGTTAGGAGTAGTGATCGATCGATGAGTAGCTTGCCGAAACACGAACATGGGTGGGCCTTGTTTGCCTTGCTATAGCATTACATTACCCCGCAACAAGTTCCAGAATTAGACTAGTTAACCAACtcataattaaaaattaagtaAGCTTAATCATGTTCAGATAAGCTGGATCAACATGTGGCTAGCTTTGCTAGCTATCTACCTCTCAATTGATTAGCGTTGTTTGAACGTCCACTGAGTTTTTCGATCCATGCTGTCTCAGTCTTTGGTGTGCTGCATCCTCATTTATCACATAAAAGGAATTTAATTATAATCTTTTTGTTGCAGTATGGAAACGAATCTTGATTCATTTGGGCACACATAATAAGATAAAGCTCACTAGCTATAGGATTTGAGAGGGAGGTTGTGTTTGTAATACTGGTATACATAGACGTCTAGCTAGTAgttattttatatatgaacCCTAATTGATGGGTTCTCTGCTGGGTACTCGTTTAGCAATCGATGCCAATAATGTTTTCCAATTGATACTCTTCTTCAGTACGTTCTGCCCCTCTTCAAGTTCTAGCTAACTGTAGACAGGTTTCAGAGTCTTATTATTGCCATGGCCATCACATAGCTAGCTAGTAGTCAAATTTAATTATGAGGGTTATAAACGCTCTGCAAAATCTCTATATAGAATGAAAGCTACTAGTTATATGAGGTGCAAAGTAACTTAACTGTAACATCCAATTTCGTCGAAAGTATTGATGCACAGAGTGTTGACTAATAATGTTGATGTATGTGGTTCTCTTCCTTCTGAATATTTCAATCTTCCCTAGCATTGACAGATTTAAACTTAAGGTTGTCTACTTTGAGCCAAAATAGCAGTTTAGTCATGAGAACGTACAGCATATAATTAACCAACCAATTCGTACGTAGGAGTTATTTGAAGATTTTGGTAGCACCTTACTTATCAGCGAGAGTCACCTTAGAAAATTCAACCGCATAAAGGTTTCTTGAACTCGCTCATCCTTGctatttctcaaaaaaaaaaattagagtaAAGATGTGCTGCTTAGTCATGTACTATAGTTATTTAGCTCTTCTgcataataaaattaataatttagtCCCAAATGTAGCTATAAGAAATACATCGAAATTCATGTAGTTTATATTGTAGCGAgatcattatcaaatccttgagaacaaaatacttctctatagggtgattaacgaggcgatgatatttgcaatactttGGATCGTTGACACGATGCATTTCTTCAAGACGCTTGCACTCTGGAagatctattatcttgttttcgagcagatcctctaacatgcccaccacatcag from Argentina anserina chromosome 2, drPotAnse1.1, whole genome shotgun sequence carries:
- the LOC126784974 gene encoding probable sodium/metabolite cotransporter BASS3, chloroplastic, with amino-acid sequence MSTTSTPLISLTPNSSKLVIKPNTYTPRLSSSKFSCSSVSKRGFRNGGLSIKGCSTSPFIGRVGSQWREGNSSLLSFGMINPPMAMSNEAEQSSEDSSQVLSAMLPFVVAATAVAALAQPATFTWVSKDLYAPALGGIMLSIGIKLSIDDFALAVKRPLPLSIGFIAQYVLKPALGVLLAMAFGVPKMFYAGFVLTACVAGAQLSSYASFLSKGDVALSILLTSSSTIASVIVTPLLTGLLIGSVVPVDAVAMATSILQVVLVPVTLGLALNTYAKPVVAILRPVMPFVAMICTSLCIGSPLAINQRRILSMDGLRLIFPVLAFHAVAFIVGYWVSKIPTLRQEEEVSRTLSLCTGMQSSTLAGLLASQFLGSSQAVPPACSVVAMAIMGLFLASFWGTGARIRDLSSLLLPQTSSTMEAS
- the LOC126784976 gene encoding transcription factor IBH1-like — its product is MNSHHSSLSPNSSNLKARFTLRFLRALKRLNRQPLSPPPPKTVSSPREMCRRYLKIRIAADASMASAVGSRRAWSRALLLKIRSRQCRSSSLSTRRVGMKAKSVGEKMKKKKLKYCKEMTELQKFVPGGDAMDACSLMDEAAHYIRCLNTQVKVMTMIADLYSAN